From the genome of Candidatus Methylopumilus rimovensis, one region includes:
- the fur gene encoding ferric iron uptake transcriptional regulator has product MMAQDHKDLKKSGLKATLPRLKILSLFEHSDAKHLSAEDVYKLLIKSGEDVGLATVYRVLTQFEQAGLLIRHHFESDKAVFELSDSQHHDHIVCMQCGHVEEFCDDEIEKRQKIIASKKGFVIQEHSLYIYAECTKTPCPNKI; this is encoded by the coding sequence ATGATGGCACAAGATCATAAAGATTTAAAAAAATCAGGGCTTAAGGCAACGCTTCCCCGACTTAAAATCTTAAGTCTCTTTGAGCATAGTGATGCCAAACATCTCTCAGCCGAAGATGTCTATAAACTCTTAATTAAATCTGGTGAAGATGTAGGTCTAGCAACAGTCTATCGTGTGCTCACCCAATTTGAACAAGCAGGTCTTTTAATACGTCATCATTTTGAAAGTGATAAGGCTGTATTTGAATTAAGTGACTCGCAACATCACGATCATATTGTCTGTATGCAATGTGGTCACGTAGAAGAATTTTGTGATGATGAAATTGAAAAAAGACAGAAAATCATTGCAAGTAAAAAAGGATTTGTCATCCAAGAACATTCACTTTATATCTATGCTGAATGTACTAAAACACCCTGCCCTAACAAGATTTAA
- the bamE gene encoding outer membrane protein assembly factor BamE, with translation MRIFLLVLSLLVTACSSSLPSIKPYKMPIQQGNLVTSKMMSQLKPGMTKTQVRFVMGTPLISDSFHKDQWDYFYQMENDGVIIEKRRVILMFEKDLLAKVKGDVIPAPQNKNEERQEIAPQKNNDANQKPIQKEKGMLDRLKFWEDDEEKPAPKIVPTKKEAPLEDRKSVAPKKQITEPAKELEPEIKKPVTEVAPVEIKKEPEVVKPEASKTGNSKPLPAETDPNYFDLMLEKIGF, from the coding sequence ATGCGTATATTTCTTCTTGTTTTAAGCCTTTTAGTCACTGCCTGCTCTTCTTCATTACCCTCTATTAAGCCTTATAAGATGCCAATTCAACAAGGCAATTTAGTCACCTCAAAAATGATGTCCCAATTAAAGCCAGGCATGACAAAAACTCAAGTTCGCTTTGTCATGGGCACACCATTAATTTCTGATAGCTTTCATAAAGATCAATGGGATTATTTTTATCAAATGGAAAATGATGGCGTAATTATTGAAAAAAGAAGAGTTATCTTGATGTTTGAAAAAGACTTGCTTGCTAAAGTAAAAGGTGACGTTATTCCCGCCCCTCAAAATAAGAATGAAGAGCGCCAAGAAATAGCTCCTCAAAAAAATAATGATGCTAATCAGAAACCAATTCAAAAAGAAAAAGGCATGCTTGATCGTTTAAAATTTTGGGAAGACGATGAGGAGAAGCCTGCTCCAAAAATAGTTCCAACTAAAAAAGAAGCGCCTTTAGAAGATAGGAAATCTGTGGCACCAAAGAAACAGATAACTGAGCCAGCGAAAGAATTAGAGCCTGAAATTAAAAAGCCTGTGACCGAAGTGGCTCCAGTTGAAATTAAAAAAGAGCCTGAGGTAGTAAAACCTGAAGCCTCAAAAACTGGTAATTCAAAACCATTGCCAGCTGAAACCGATCCCAATTACTTTGATTTAATGTTAGAAAAAATAGGATTCTAA
- the dapB gene encoding 4-hydroxy-tetrahydrodipicolinate reductase yields MSKINILIVGASGRMGQTLIQEITADKDLALVAAIDHKSSEKLGSDAGEALGISTGIKIDHDIAKVISSADVVIDFTRPEASLEYLKLCEAHQVKYVIGTTGFSDQEKKIILDASKTIPIVFAPNMSVGVNLLISLVEKATQLLKDDFDIEIIEAHHRHKIDAPSGTALRLGEAVAKASGRDLKKDAQYERYGNTGERKQTTIGFSTIRGGDIVGDHTVLFAGTGERIELTHKASSRATFAKGALRAAKFLSQQKTGLFDMQKVLGLSDQ; encoded by the coding sequence ATGAGCAAAATAAATATTCTTATCGTAGGCGCTTCTGGCCGAATGGGTCAAACGCTCATCCAAGAAATTACTGCCGATAAAGATTTGGCACTTGTGGCGGCCATTGATCATAAATCAAGCGAGAAGTTAGGCTCTGACGCAGGAGAGGCATTGGGTATTTCCACAGGCATTAAGATTGATCATGACATTGCAAAAGTGATTTCATCTGCTGACGTTGTGATTGATTTCACAAGACCTGAAGCAAGTCTCGAATACTTGAAATTATGCGAAGCACATCAAGTGAAGTATGTAATTGGTACGACTGGATTTTCAGATCAAGAGAAGAAAATTATTCTTGATGCTTCAAAAACGATACCGATTGTTTTTGCACCCAATATGAGTGTGGGCGTTAATTTATTAATTTCATTAGTTGAAAAAGCAACGCAATTACTCAAAGATGATTTTGATATTGAAATTATTGAAGCGCATCATCGACATAAAATTGATGCACCTTCAGGCACAGCTTTGAGATTAGGAGAAGCGGTTGCAAAAGCAAGCGGCAGAGACCTTAAAAAGGATGCGCAGTATGAGCGTTATGGCAACACAGGCGAGCGCAAGCAAACTACTATTGGTTTTTCAACGATTCGCGGTGGCGACATTGTAGGTGACCATACGGTTTTGTTCGCAGGTACGGGTGAGCGTATTGAATTAACTCACAAGGCTTCAAGTCGAGCGACCTTTGCTAAAGGGGCGCTCAGAGCTGCAAAGTTTTTGTCTCAACAAAAAACCGGCCTTTTTGACATGCAAAAGGTCTTAGGACTTTCTGATCAATAG
- the carA gene encoding glutamine-hydrolyzing carbamoyl-phosphate synthase small subunit, protein MSRNMSAVLVLADGTKFRGISIGAPGLTTGEVVFNTSMTGYQEILTDPSYTKQIVTLTYPHIGNVGVNQEDIESDKVYASGLIIRDLAMINSNFRSEQTLSEYLKANHIVAIANIDTRKLTRHLREHGSQAGCIVAESDDDKKAHQEAKNFPGLSGMDLAKVVSSKKAYAFNQGEWSLSEGYSNHKESDYHVVAFDYGIKKNILRMLVSRRCKVTVVPAETSYKEVIRLKPDGVFLSNGPGDPEPCDYAIKAIKQLVDDGYPTFGICLGHQLLALASGAKTSKMKFGHHGANHPVQDLKTKRVFITSQNHGFTVDQTSLPKNLAATHQSLFDGSLQGIERLDQPAFSFQGHPEASPGPSEMSYLFDHFIDLIEKKKMSHAKA, encoded by the coding sequence TTGTCGCGAAATATGTCGGCAGTGTTAGTGCTTGCAGACGGAACTAAGTTTCGAGGTATTTCAATTGGTGCTCCAGGTTTAACCACAGGTGAAGTTGTTTTTAATACTTCCATGACTGGTTATCAAGAAATTCTGACTGATCCTTCTTATACAAAACAAATTGTCACGCTTACTTATCCTCATATTGGTAATGTAGGTGTTAATCAAGAAGATATTGAATCTGATAAGGTCTATGCGAGTGGCTTAATCATTCGCGATCTTGCCATGATTAATAGCAATTTTAGAAGCGAACAAACATTATCCGAATACTTAAAAGCGAATCACATTGTTGCGATCGCAAATATTGATACAAGAAAACTCACAAGACATTTAAGAGAACATGGCTCACAGGCGGGCTGTATTGTTGCTGAGTCTGATGATGATAAAAAAGCACATCAAGAAGCTAAAAATTTTCCAGGACTTTCCGGAATGGATCTCGCTAAAGTTGTGAGCTCTAAAAAAGCTTATGCGTTCAATCAAGGTGAGTGGTCATTATCTGAAGGTTATAGCAATCACAAAGAGTCGGATTATCATGTAGTTGCATTTGATTACGGTATCAAGAAAAATATTTTAAGAATGTTAGTTTCAAGACGATGTAAGGTGACAGTTGTCCCTGCTGAAACTTCTTATAAAGAAGTGATTCGCTTAAAACCTGATGGTGTATTTTTATCGAATGGACCAGGAGACCCTGAGCCATGCGATTATGCAATTAAAGCTATTAAACAATTGGTTGACGATGGCTATCCTACCTTTGGTATTTGTTTAGGCCACCAACTTTTAGCATTAGCGAGTGGCGCTAAAACATCTAAAATGAAATTTGGACATCATGGGGCAAATCACCCTGTCCAAGATTTAAAAACAAAACGTGTTTTTATTACCAGCCAAAATCATGGCTTCACGGTCGATCAAACTTCACTTCCTAAAAATTTAGCAGCTACCCATCAATCTCTTTTTGATGGCAGCTTACAAGGTATTGAGAGACTTGATCAACCTGCTTTTAGTTTTCAGGGTCATCCTGAAGCAAGTCCTGGCCCGTCTGAAATGAGCTATTTGTTTGATCACTTTATTGATCTTATTGAAAAAAAGAAAATGAGCCATGCCAAAGCGTAA
- the carB gene encoding carbamoyl-phosphate synthase large subunit, producing MPKRKDINSILIIGAGPIVIGQACEFDYSGAQACKALREEGYRVILVNSNPATIMTDPEMADATYIEPINWQIVEKIIAKEKPDVLLPTMGGQTALNCALDLDKYGVLKKYNVELIGASKEAIDKAEDRQKFKEAMNKIGLGSAKSAIAHSLEEAIQVQAGIGYPAIIRPSFTMGGSGGGIAYNREEFIAICERGLEASPTKELLIEESLLGWKEYEMEVVRDSQDNCIIICSIENLDPMGVHTGDSITVAPAQTLTDKEYQIMRNASIAVLREIGVDTGGSNVQFAINPKDGRMIVIEMNPRVSRSSALASKATGFPIAKIAAKLAVGFTLDELKNEITGGATPASFEPSIDYVVTKVPRFAFEKFPQADSRLTTQMKSVGEVMAIGRTFQESFQKALRGLEIGVDGLDEKTTDQDLIIKELREPGPERIWYVGDAFRLGMSIEEVFGHSNIDPWFLHQIKNIIDIEKDLIGTSLNHLSKEDLFQLKQKGFSDRRLATLLKTKQEDVRNYRHKHDVRPVYKRVDTCAAEFSTNTAYMYSTYEEECEANPTLKKKIIVLGGGPNRIGQGIEFDYCCVHAALALREDGFETIMVNCNPETVSTDYDTSDRLYFEPVTLEDVLEIVAIEKPFGVIVQYGGQTPLKLAKDLEKAGVPIIGTSPDAIDMAEDRERFQKMLNSIGLKQPPNRTARTPEDAIRLAEEIGYPLVVRPSYVLGGRAMEIVHEQAQLERYMREAVKVSHESPVLLDRFLNDALEVDVDALSDGTDVIIGGIMEHIEQAGVHSGDSACSLPPYSLSKKTQDELRKQTIEMAKALNVVGLMNVQFAIQGDVIYVLEVNPRASRTVPFVSKACGLQLAKIAARNMVGITLKSQKVTKEIVPKFFSVKEAVFPFIKFPGVDTILGPEMKSTGEVMGLGKTFAEAFIKSQLGSSTKLPKDGKAFISVRREDHHKVVEIAKSLDKLGFQIVATKGTAKALMDAGLHVESVNKVAEGRPHIVDMIKNNEISFIVNVTEDKRAIADSYEIRRYALQNKVTYYTTIAGAKAACIGMNFVEEITVTSIQSLHKELT from the coding sequence ATGCCAAAGCGTAAAGATATTAATTCCATACTCATTATTGGTGCAGGCCCTATTGTTATTGGTCAAGCATGTGAGTTTGACTATTCAGGCGCACAAGCCTGTAAAGCGCTTCGTGAAGAAGGCTATCGCGTCATCTTAGTTAATTCGAATCCAGCTACGATCATGACAGATCCTGAAATGGCGGATGCAACTTATATTGAACCAATCAATTGGCAAATCGTTGAAAAAATTATTGCAAAAGAAAAACCAGATGTGCTTCTTCCTACAATGGGGGGGCAAACTGCCCTCAATTGCGCGCTCGATTTAGATAAGTACGGTGTGCTAAAAAAATATAATGTTGAATTAATTGGCGCATCGAAAGAAGCGATTGATAAAGCAGAAGATAGACAAAAATTTAAAGAGGCTATGAATAAGATTGGCCTAGGTTCGGCAAAGTCAGCCATTGCACATAGCCTAGAAGAGGCAATTCAAGTTCAAGCAGGTATTGGTTATCCAGCTATTATTCGCCCATCATTTACCATGGGAGGAAGTGGCGGTGGCATTGCATACAATCGTGAAGAGTTTATAGCGATCTGTGAAAGAGGACTGGAAGCATCCCCCACAAAAGAACTTCTTATTGAAGAGTCTTTGCTCGGATGGAAAGAGTATGAGATGGAAGTGGTGCGTGACTCTCAAGATAATTGCATCATTATTTGTTCGATTGAAAACTTAGATCCAATGGGCGTTCACACGGGCGACTCGATTACTGTTGCTCCTGCGCAAACACTTACCGATAAAGAATATCAAATCATGCGTAATGCATCGATTGCAGTCTTGCGAGAAATTGGCGTGGATACAGGTGGTTCCAATGTGCAATTTGCAATCAATCCAAAAGATGGACGCATGATAGTGATTGAAATGAATCCTCGTGTATCTCGATCATCTGCCCTAGCTTCAAAAGCGACAGGTTTCCCGATTGCAAAAATTGCAGCAAAACTTGCAGTTGGCTTTACATTAGATGAATTAAAAAATGAAATTACAGGTGGCGCAACACCTGCATCTTTTGAGCCAAGTATTGATTACGTAGTTACTAAAGTACCTCGATTTGCGTTTGAAAAATTTCCACAAGCAGATTCAAGACTTACGACTCAGATGAAATCTGTGGGCGAAGTTATGGCCATTGGACGTACCTTCCAAGAATCTTTCCAAAAAGCATTAAGAGGTCTTGAAATTGGTGTGGATGGCTTAGATGAAAAAACAACGGATCAAGATCTCATCATTAAAGAGTTAAGAGAGCCAGGACCTGAGCGTATTTGGTATGTTGGTGATGCATTTAGATTAGGCATGTCGATTGAAGAAGTTTTTGGACACTCCAATATTGATCCATGGTTCTTACATCAAATTAAAAATATTATTGATATCGAAAAAGATTTGATAGGTACCTCACTTAATCATCTATCAAAAGAAGATTTATTTCAGTTAAAGCAAAAAGGGTTTTCTGATAGAAGGCTTGCAACACTTTTAAAAACCAAACAAGAGGATGTTAGAAATTATCGTCATAAGCATGACGTAAGACCAGTATATAAGCGTGTAGATACCTGCGCTGCAGAATTCTCAACGAATACAGCTTATATGTATTCAACATATGAAGAAGAGTGTGAAGCTAATCCAACGCTTAAGAAAAAAATTATTGTATTAGGTGGCGGACCTAATCGTATTGGACAAGGTATTGAATTTGATTACTGTTGTGTGCATGCAGCATTAGCATTGCGTGAGGATGGATTCGAAACCATCATGGTGAATTGTAATCCTGAAACTGTATCCACTGATTACGACACCTCAGACCGACTTTATTTTGAGCCCGTGACACTTGAAGATGTATTAGAAATTGTCGCTATTGAAAAACCATTTGGCGTCATTGTGCAATACGGCGGACAAACCCCATTAAAATTAGCTAAAGATTTAGAAAAAGCAGGCGTACCGATTATTGGCACCTCACCTGATGCCATTGATATGGCAGAAGATCGTGAGCGCTTCCAAAAAATGTTAAATTCTATTGGCCTTAAGCAGCCGCCTAATCGCACAGCGAGAACTCCTGAAGATGCGATTCGTTTAGCTGAAGAAATTGGCTACCCACTTGTGGTAAGACCGAGTTATGTTCTTGGTGGTCGTGCGATGGAAATTGTACATGAGCAAGCACAACTTGAACGTTACATGCGTGAAGCTGTAAAAGTCTCTCATGAATCTCCTGTGCTTCTTGATCGATTTTTAAATGATGCACTTGAGGTGGATGTCGATGCATTATCAGATGGTACAGATGTCATTATTGGCGGCATTATGGAGCACATCGAACAGGCGGGTGTTCACTCAGGTGACTCTGCGTGCTCACTCCCTCCTTATAGCTTGTCTAAAAAAACTCAAGATGAATTAAGAAAACAAACTATTGAGATGGCGAAGGCGCTTAACGTTGTAGGCTTGATGAATGTGCAGTTTGCGATTCAAGGTGATGTAATTTATGTTCTAGAAGTTAATCCTAGAGCATCTCGTACCGTTCCTTTTGTATCTAAAGCATGTGGGTTGCAGTTAGCTAAAATTGCAGCACGCAATATGGTCGGTATAACTCTTAAGTCACAAAAAGTGACGAAAGAAATTGTGCCTAAATTTTTCTCTGTCAAAGAGGCTGTGTTCCCATTTATTAAATTCCCTGGTGTCGATACAATTTTAGGGCCTGAAATGAAATCAACAGGTGAAGTTATGGGCCTAGGTAAAACATTTGCGGAAGCGTTTATTAAATCTCAACTTGGCTCCTCTACAAAATTACCTAAAGATGGAAAGGCGTTTATCAGTGTGCGCCGTGAAGACCATCACAAGGTTGTTGAGATTGCAAAATCATTAGATAAATTAGGTTTTCAGATTGTGGCAACTAAGGGCACTGCAAAAGCTTTGATGGATGCAGGACTTCATGTTGAGTCAGTCAATAAAGTAGCAGAGGGAAGACCTCATATTGTTGATATGATTAAAAATAATGAGATTTCTTTTATCGTCAATGTCACAGAAGATAAACGTGCTATTGCAGATTCGTATGAAATTCGAAGATACGCGTTACAAAATAAAGTGACTTATTACACAACTATTGCAGGCGCCAAAGCGGCATGCATTGGGATGAATTTCGTCGAAGAGATTACTGTCACCTCTATCCAAAGCTTGCATAAAGAACTTACTTAA
- the greA gene encoding transcription elongation factor GreA, with amino-acid sequence MLKQIPMTIKGAELLKEELQRLKSVDRPNIIQAISEARAQGDLSENAEYESAKERQSFIEGRIAEIEAKLSNAMVIDPSTIVGENQCVFGSTVEAQDLDTEDIFTYQIVGDDEADIKQKKISINSPIAKAFIGKAVGDVAEVNTPGGAKSYEILDIKYL; translated from the coding sequence ATGCTTAAACAAATACCCATGACCATTAAAGGCGCCGAGCTTCTTAAGGAAGAGCTGCAACGTTTAAAAAGTGTTGATCGTCCGAATATTATCCAAGCTATTTCAGAAGCAAGAGCACAAGGTGACTTATCTGAGAATGCTGAATATGAGTCAGCAAAAGAACGCCAAAGTTTTATCGAAGGCCGTATTGCAGAAATTGAAGCAAAATTATCAAATGCGATGGTGATTGATCCCTCTACTATTGTTGGTGAAAATCAATGTGTATTTGGTTCAACTGTTGAAGCTCAGGATCTTGATACCGAAGATATTTTTACCTACCAAATTGTAGGAGATGATGAGGCTGATATTAAACAGAAAAAGATTTCAATCAATTCGCCGATTGCAAAAGCATTTATCGGAAAAGCTGTTGGGGATGTGGCCGAAGTGAATACCCCAGGTGGTGCCAAATCTTATGAGATACTCGATATCAAGTATCTATAA
- a CDS encoding DUF4149 domain-containing protein codes for MKQWLENLAIITATFWIGGLWVVGIVAYELFKLIPEAQLAGNIAGQLFRMMAYVGMAASIYLLIQRIYQYGTNALKQGFFWIIVLMLVLILISHLGINPLLEKFKLDAMPKDVMESVFADRFSTWHGISSIAYLLECFLGVFAILKIR; via the coding sequence ATGAAACAATGGTTAGAAAATTTAGCAATCATTACCGCAACCTTTTGGATAGGCGGCTTGTGGGTTGTAGGTATTGTGGCTTATGAGTTATTCAAACTGATACCTGAGGCACAACTTGCAGGCAATATTGCAGGACAGCTTTTTCGAATGATGGCTTATGTGGGTATGGCCGCTAGCATTTATCTTCTGATTCAACGTATATATCAGTATGGTACAAATGCATTAAAACAAGGTTTCTTTTGGATTATTGTTCTCATGCTTGTTCTTATTTTGATTAGTCATTTAGGCATTAATCCGTTGTTAGAAAAATTCAAATTAGACGCGATGCCAAAAGATGTCATGGAGAGTGTCTTTGCAGATCGATTTTCAACTTGGCATGGTATCTCAAGTATTGCGTATTTACTTGAGTGTTTCTTAGGTGTTTTTGCTATCTTAAAAATTAGATAA
- a CDS encoding YhbY family RNA-binding protein, whose translation MNSKAIAYLRSLAHTLNPVVRIGNKGLTSSVIKEIDLSLKAHELIKIKIQNDEKSVRESMLNEICEALQATAIHHIGLQIIVYRAASEPKIVLPK comes from the coding sequence TTGAATTCAAAAGCCATTGCATACCTTCGAAGCTTAGCGCACACATTAAATCCAGTGGTCAGAATTGGCAATAAAGGCTTAACATCATCCGTCATTAAAGAAATCGATCTTAGTCTTAAAGCGCATGAGTTGATTAAAATTAAAATCCAAAATGACGAAAAGTCAGTTCGTGAATCCATGTTAAATGAAATATGTGAGGCACTTCAAGCCACTGCTATCCATCATATCGGCTTACAAATTATTGTTTATCGTGCGGCGTCAGAGCCCAAGATAGTATTGCCCAAATAA